The Candida dubliniensis CD36 chromosome 5, complete sequence genome has a window encoding:
- a CDS encoding negative regulator of the TOR signalling pathway, putative (Similar to S. cerevisiae TIP41;~In S. cerevisiae: component of the TOR (target of rapamycin) signaling pathway, which controls nuclear localization of nutrient-regulated transcription factors; TIP41 interacts with TAP42 and negatively regulates the TOR signaling pathway), translated as MSETNNPTSSNEKKPVVFAVPSSSSSSTRRGINAVHVNSAREMVRLHTQGRNPPARQDNVISLPSGAGAPSHVSRIGTTELMSSNFPKIQIPLHHDETECKNPQCQHCGQIIIPSPQSSYPIQDKPSITVNGWSIFTTKKPILNSLELDHLAETKFDFPLPEMIFGNNNVRIRNDVTGGTIEFNAIDALSSLDPNCPLKVSCHEEWLKSRRSKHASLKQEQSLKKDLSEFTENLDGLKPYDWTYSTNYKGTVHNLDLKPSELHEIPINKLTKPDPILFFDEAILFEDELADNGISILSYKIRVMPTCLLLLCRFFLRIDDVIFRVRDTRCYIDFDTNELIREYKVQEQEYDQVMSLVKVKNNKDPKKLFRDSNWVSQNIHVLSKEIDISVVDIQK; from the coding sequence ATGAGTGAAACTAACAATCCCACTTCATCTAATGAGAAGAAACCTGTGGTGTTTGCAgttccttcttcttcttcctcttccaCCCGAAGAGGAATAAATGCAGTACATGTCAATTCAGCTCGTGAAATGGTTAGATTACACACCCAGGGAAGGAACCCACCTGCTAGACAAGACAACGTAATCTCCCTTCCAAGCGGAGCGGGGGCACCTTCTCATGTCTCGAGGATAGGTACAACGGAATTAATGTCATCCAATTTCCctaaaattcaaattccaTTACATCACGATGAAACAGAGTGTAAAAATCCTCAATGTCAGCATTGTGGACAAATTATCATCCCTTCCCCTCAATCATCCTATCCAATTCAAGATAAGCCATCTATAACGGTAAATGGATGGAGTATATTTACCACCAAGAAACCTATACTTAATTCCTTGGAGTTGGACCATTTGGCAGAGACCAAGTTTGACTTTCCATTACCCGAAATGATATTtggaaataataatgttagGATACGTAATGATGTTACTGGTGGAACAATAGAGTTTAATGCCATTGATGCATTAAGTTCCTTGGATCCAAATTGTCCTTTGAAAGTTAGTTGCCATGAGGAATGGTTGAAATCTAGACGATCAAAACATGCAAGTttaaaacaagaacaatCACTCAAAAAGGACCTTTCAGAATTTACAGAGAATTTAGACGGATTAAAACCATACGATTGGAcatattcaacaaattataAAGGTACAGTACACAATCTTGATTTGAAACCTTCTGAGTTGCATGAGATtccaattaataaattgacaAAACCCGACCccattttatttttcgACGAAgcaattttatttgaagATGAGTTAGCCGATAATGGGATATCAATATTGAGTTATAAAATCAGAGTTATGCCCACCtgtttgttattgttgtgtCGATTTTTCCTTCGAATCGATGATGTTATATTCAGAGTTAGAGATACAAGATgttatattgattttgacaCTAATGAACTTATCAGAGAATACAAGGTACAAGAGCAAGAGTATGATCAAGTTATGAGTTTAGTTAAAGTGAAGAATAACAAAGATCCAAAGAAACTATTCAGGGATTCAAATTGGGTTAGTCAGAACATACATGTTCTTAGTAAGGAAATTGATATAAGTGTTGTAGATATTCAAAAGTAG
- a CDS encoding mitochondrial 37S ribosomal protein RSM26 (Similar to S. cerevisiae RSM26) gives MFNSISRGVFASSTRFARVARFLHQVPKLESHEAWTQEGIPGLLSPKGYNLAWTDYQNYLLTNLTLLTNGTSSEYKTPYQTLLHTAKQTTQQHVFHYASMAHNNHFFFQQLDTKENASKTKPSRFLMEKLMHEDILDLDQLRNKLLTMAENTYGQGWIFLVETEDKNLKFINCHNDGTPYYYAKQQLLDLNGGIDEGNFSYLENLKSRALNNEKDYTLPILAINYWDYMYIPDYGVTGKSDYLNKLWDHINWDVVNKRLFQI, from the coding sequence ATGTTCAATTCTATAAGTCGAGGTGTATTTGCATCTTCAACTAGATTCGCACGAGTGGCAAGATTTTTACATCAAGTGCCCAAATTGGAATCTCATGAAGCTTGGACTCAAGAAGGAATACCTGGATTGTTGTCTCCAAAAGGTTATAATTTGGCTTGGACCgattatcaaaattatttattgacTAATTTGACTTTATTAACAAATGGAACATCACTGGAATACAAAACTCCATATCAGACATTATTGCATACCGCCAAGCAAACTACACAACAACATGTATTCCATTACGCTTCAATGGCACACAAtaatcatttctttttccaaCAACTTGACACTAAAGAAAATGCATCCAAAACCAAACCATCCAGATTTCTTATGGAGAAGTTAATGCATGAAGACATTTTGGATCTTGATCAGTTAAGAAATAAGTTGTTGACGATGGCAGAAAATACATATGGCCAAGGTTGGATATTCTTGGTGGAAACCGAAgacaaaaatttgaaattcatCAACTGTCACAATGATGGTACTCCTTATTATTATGccaaacaacaattattggACTTGAATGGTGGTATAGATGAAGGAAATTTTAGCTACTTGgagaatttgaaatcgAGAGCATTAAACAACGAAAAAGATTATACTTTACCAATATTAGCTATAAACTATTGGGACTATATGTATATTCCCGACTATGGTGTGACTGGCAAATCAGACTATTTGAACAAGTTATGGGACCATATTAATTGGGACGTTGTAAATAAGAGATTGTTCCAAATATAG
- the CUP1 gene encoding copper resistance-associated metallothionein, putative (In C. albicans: transcription is induced by copper) → MSKFELVNYSSGCSCGADCKCASETECKCASKK, encoded by the coding sequence ATGTCTAAATTCGAATTAGTTAACTACTCATCTGGCTGCTCATGTGGTGCTGATTGCAAATGTGCTTCCGAAACTGAATGCAAATGTGCatccaaaaaataa
- a CDS encoding CTP synthase, putative (Similar to S. cerevisiae URA7;~In S. cerevisiae: catalyzes the ATP-dependent transfer of the amide nitrogen from glutamine to UTP, forming CTP, the final step in de novo biosynthesis of pyrimidines; involved in phospholipid biosynthesis), which produces MKYVVVSGGVISGIGKGVLASSTGLLFKTLGLRVTSIKIDPYMNIDAGTMSPLEHGECFVLDDGGEVDLDLGNYERYLNITLTRNHNITTGKIYSHVIERERKGDYLGKTVQVVPHITNAIQDWIERVARIPVDDTGLEPEVCIIELGGTVGDIESAPFVEALRQFQFRVGNENFALIHVSLVPVIHGEQKTKPTQAAIKDLRSLGLTPDMIACRCQEELEHATIEKIGMFCHVGPEQVIAVHDVNSTYHVPLLLKQQKVMNYLTKRLTIGEIDKQSLAKGEALLSKWRHLTSSHDKSFETVTIALVGKYTHLHDSYLSVIKSLEHASMRCNRRLKIEWVESSDLEEDTKKENLSKYHKAWHFVCQADGILVPGGFGSRGIEGMVSAAKYARENNVPYLGVCLGLQIAVIEFVRSVLGVSHSTSMEFDSNIEEKDASVVYMPDVDQVKLGGTMRLGIHQTKFVKDSEWSNLRKLYGGADAVYERHRHRYEVNPLLIDDIEKQGLKFIGKDETGKRMEMIELKDHKFFVGTQYHPEYLSKVLDPSRPFLGLVAAAAGILEDVLSRDDLNYKGEF; this is translated from the coding sequence ATGAAATACGTCGTTGTCTCCGGTGGTGTTATTTCCGGTATTGGTAAAGGTGTTTTAGCTTCATCAACAGGGTTGTTGTTCAAGACTTTAGGGTTGAGAGTTACatcaatcaaaattgaCCCTTATATGAACATTGATGCTGGTACCATGTCGCCATTAGAGCATGGGGaatgttttgttttggacGATGGTGGTGAAGTTGATTTGGACTTGGGTAATTATGAACGTTACTTAAACATTACCTTGACAAGAAACCACAACATTACCACTGGTAAAATTTATCTGCACGTTATTGAAAGGGAAAGAAAAGGTGATTACTTGGGTAAAACCGTTCAAGTAGTTCCTCATATTACCAATGCAATTCAAGATTGGATTGAAAGAGTAGCACGTATTCCGGTTGATGATACTGGTTTAGAACCAGAAGTTTGTATTATTGAACTTGGTGGTACTGTTGGTGACATTGAAAGTGCTCCTTTTGTTGAAGCATTAAGACAATTCCAATTCAGAGTGGGTAACGAAAATTTTGCATTAATTCATGTGTCTTTGGTTCCTGTCATTCACGGTGAACAAAAGACAAAACCAACACAAGCAGCAATTAAAGACTTGAGATCATTAGGTTTGACTCCAGATATGATTGCTTGTAGATGTCAAGAAGAGTTGGAGCACGCTACAATTGAGAAAATTGGTATGTTCTGTCATGTTGGTCCAGAACAAGTTATTGCTGTCCATGATGTCAACTCAACTTATCATgttccattattattgaaacaacaaaaggTCATGAATTACTTAACCAAGAGATTAACAATTGGTGAAATTGACAAACAATCCTTAGCCAAGGGTGAAGCATTATTGAGCAAATGGAGACATTTAACAAGTAGCCATGACAAATCGTTTGAAACTGTTACAATTGCATTAGTTGGAAAGTATACTCATTTGCACGATTCATATTTATCAGTCATCAAGTCCTTAGAACACGCTTCAATGAGATGTAACAGaagattgaaaattgaatggGTTGAATCATCTGACTTAGAAGAGGACACCAAAAAGGAAAACTTATCCAAATACCACAAGGCATGGCATTTTGTTTGTCAAGCAGACGGCATTTTAGTACCAGGTGGGTTTGGTTCAAGAGGTATTGAAGGTATGGTTTCTGCTGCCAAGTACGCAAGAGAAAACAATGTTCCTTATTTGGGTGTTTGTTTGGGTTTACAAATTGCCGTTATTGAATTCGTTAGAAGTGTATTGGGTGTTTCCCATTCTACTTCCATGGAATTCGATAGCAATATCGAAGAAAAAGATGCTTCGGTAGTTTATATGCCTGATGTTGACCAAGTCAAATTAGGAGGAACCATGAGATTGGGTATCCATCAAACCAAATTCGTCAAGGATTCAGAATGGTCCAATTTAAGGAAATTGTATGGTGGCGCTGATGCAGTTTACGAAAGACACAGACATAGATACGAAGTCAACCCTCTATTGATTGATGACATTGAAAAACAAGGCTTAAAGTTCATTGGTAAAGATGAAACAGGTAAAAGAATGGAAATGATCGAATTAAAGGATCATAAATTCTTTGTTGGGACACAGTATCACCCAGAATACTTGTCGAAAGTATTGGATCCTTCAAGACCATTCCTTGGTTTGGTTGCCGCTGCTGCCGGTATATTAGAAGATGTCTTGTCTAGAGACGACTTGAACTATAAAGGGGAATTTTAA
- a CDS encoding component of the ESCRT-II complex, putative (Similar to S. cerevisiae VPS25;~involved in ubiquitin-dependent sorting of proteins into the endosome), with protein sequence MTDPVPQFEFPKIYSFPPFYTQQPNTTVLNQQLDSWISIILHYCEYYRITLLSIEGIPKHSQLEIPLSSLSSIFINKTINRQVNSDFQKLIIKHLIHNKKAEFINPKKPELGVFIYWRSIVDWGDLLYQYVDDTGQKGTVLTIYELTKGEETTVPQDLHNLDESFLVKIIKDYLIKQGKAQLLIDENNDIGGVKIV encoded by the coding sequence ATGACAGACCCAGTACCGCAGTTTGAGTTTCCAAAGATTTACTCATTCCCACCATTTTACACACAACAGCCCAATACTACTGTCTTGAACCAACAGCTAGATTCATggatatcaataatattgcATTATTGCGAGTACTATAGGATCACGTTATTGTCAATTGAAGGAATACCCAAGCACTCGCAATTAGAGATTCCCCTTTCACTGCTTTCTTCgatatttatcaacaaaaccaTAAATCGTCAAGTCAATTCAGATTTCCaaaaactaataataaaacatcTAATTCACAATAAAAAAGCAGAATTCATTAACCCAAAGAAGCCAGAATTGGGTGTGTTTATATACTGGAGATCAATAGTCGATTGGGGAGACCTATTATATCAATATGTTGATGATACAGGTCAAAAAGGGACGGTTTTGACGATTTACGAACTTACGAAAGGTGAAGAAACCACTGTGCCACAGGATCTCCACAATTTGGATGAATCTTTTCTAGTGAAAATCATCAAggattatttgataaaacaAGGGAAAGCTCAATTATTGATAGACGAGAATAACGATATTGGTGGTGTGAAAATTGTATAG
- a CDS encoding 60S ribosomal protein L43 (Similar to S. cerevisiae RPL43B;~Rpl43Bp is described as being identical to Rpl43Ap;~spliced gene), giving the protein MTKRTKKVGITGKFGVRYGSSLRRQTKKLEVQQHAKYDCSFCGKRTVQRGATGIWNCKSCKKTVAGGAYTVSTAAAATVRSTIRRLRELAEA; this is encoded by the exons AT GACTAAAAGAACAAAGAAGGTAGGAATCACCGGTAAATTTGGTGTCAGATATGGTTCATCATTGAGAAGACAAACCAAGAAATTGGAAGTTCAACAACATGCCAAATACGATTGTTCATTCTGTGGTAAAAGAACTGTTCAAAGAGGTGCTACTGGTATCTGGAACTGTAAATCTTGTAAGAAAACCGTTGCTGGTGGTGCTTACACTGTTTCCACTGCTGCTGCCGCTACCGTCAGATCTACCATTCGTCGTTTGAGAGAATTAGCTGAAGCTTAA
- a CDS encoding component of the SCF ubiquitin-ligase complex, putative (Similar to S. cerevisiae GRR1;~In S. cerevisiae: involved in carbon catabolite repression, glucose-dependent divalent cation transport, high-affinity glucose transport, morphogenesis, and sulfite detoxification): protein MSSPTSLDDLSNIPETGNTIKTLHELKQESSPDSNNEMNIDGEISNDNSHHSDGNHKTHTYGADFVMDNEYNDYEELRKSLVNKRRLSSIKRPHGPFFDHNNQIDKRSLLRLPTEILLQIFHYLERRDWYSLLTTCSEIADLIIEMLWFRPHMQNDSAFKKIKEVMEINKSVTHWDYRQFIKRLNLSFMTKLVDDELLSLFIGCPRLERLTLVNCAKLTRYPITQVLHGCERLQSIDLTGVTDIHDDIINALADNCPRLQGLYAPGCGNVTEEAIIKLLRSCPMLKRVKFNSSTNITDESILAMYENCKSLVEIDLHGCENVTDKYLKSIFLDLTQLREFRISNAPGITDKLFESIPEGHILEKLRIIDITGCNAITDRLVEKLVSCAPRLRNVVLSKCMQITDASLRALSQLGRSLHYIHLGHCGLITDYGVAALVRYCHRIQYIDLACCSQLTDWTLVELANLPKLRRIGLVKCSMITDSGILELVRRRGEQDCLERVHLSYCTNLTIGPIYLLLKNCPKLTHLSLTGISSFLRREITQYCREPPSDFNEHQKSLFCVFSGHGVNQLRNYLNQVVEERTYQIDQGDIHTLFNERRRRFLNGDFDMDEEEMNIWERRRGLGVTADLGHPDMAEINREIFRELNEGNMGPDEMREHFQRLIRNHHQQRLLEHQNRLNQQLVQQRQQQQQQEPQLEQANTQNRGQTETQAQDQLQNEVQLRLQPPLQQQQQQQRAQNTIINNPQNAPQIEQPAVFPNGGNQTLPLVLNEDEDVDMEPVDLFPRNT from the coding sequence ATGAGTTCACCTACCAGTCTAGACGACTTGTCTAACATTCCTGAGACAGGAAACACTATCAAAACACTACACGAATTGAAACAAGAATCGTCACCAGATAGTAACAACGAAATGAATATCGATGGTGAAATAAGCAATGACAACAGTCATCATAGCGATGGCAACCACAAAACTCACACATATGGTGCTGATTTTGTAATGgataatgaatataatgATTACGAAGAGTTAAGAAAGTCCCTAGTTAACAAAAGAAGATTATCAAGCATTAAACGCCCTCACGGTCCGTTTTTCGaccacaacaaccaaaTCGATAAGCGGTCTCTCTTAAGATTGCCAACagaaatattattacaaatatTTCACTATTTAGAGAGAAGAGACTGGTATTCCCTATTGACAACCTGCTCCGAAATTGCtgatttgataattgaaaTGTTATGGTTTCGTCCTCATATGCAGAATGATTCAgcattcaaaaaaataaaagaagttatggaaatcaacaaatcagTCACTCACTGGGATTATCgccaatttatcaaaagaTTGAATTTGTCGTTTATGACGAAATTGGTCGATGACGAATTGTTAAGTTTGTTTATAGGATGCCCTAGATTAGAAAGGTTGACTTTAGTCAATTGTGCCAAGCTCACGCGGTATCCCATCACTCAAGTATTACATGGGTGTGAAAGGTTGCAGTCGATCGATTTAACTGGTGTCACAGATATAcatgatgatattattaatgcATTGGCAGACAACTGTCCGCGATTACAAGGATTATACGCCCCGGGCTGTGGCAACGTTACCGAAGAAGCTATTATAAAACTATTAAGATCATGTCCAATGCTCAAGCGtgtcaaattcaattcaagtACTAATATTACTGATGAAAGCATATTGGCCATGTATGAAAATTGTAAATCACtagttgaaattgatttacaTGGGTGTGAAAATGTCACCGATAAGTATTTGAAGAGCATATTTTTAGATTTGACACAACTAAGGGAGTTCAGAATCAGTAACGCACCTGGAATCACCGATAAACTATTTGAATCTATTCCGGAAGGACAcattttagaaaaattgagaattattgatataaCAGGCTGCAATGCGATTACTGATAGATTGGTAGAAAAGCTTGTTTCTTGTGCTCCGAGATTGCGAAACGTGGTCTTGTCAAAATGTATGCAGATTACAGATGCATCATTAAGGGCCTTGAGTCAATTGGGAAGAAGTTTGCATTACATCCATTTGGGTCATTGTGGGTTGATTACTGATTACGGAGTTGCAGCATTAGTGAGATACTGTCATAGAATACAATACATTGATTTAGCATGCTGTTCGCAGTTGACAGATTGGACACTAGTCGAATTAGCAAACTTACCGAAATTACGGAGAATCGGATTGGTCAAATGTTCAATGATCACAGATTCGGGAATTTTAGAGCTAGTTAGACGTCGTGGTGAACAAGATTGCCTTGAAAGGGTACATCTTTCGTATTGTACAAACCTCACTATTGGcccaatttatttattattgaaaaattgtcCGAAATTAACGCATTTGTCGCTTACTGGTAtatcttcatttttaaGAAGAGAAATAACACAGTATTGTCGTGAACCACCTTCAGATTTTAACGAACACCAGAAATCTTTGTTTTGTGTCTTCAGTGGACACGGTGTCAATCAATTGCGCAATTATTTAAACCAGGttgttgaagaaagaacatatcaaattgatcaagGTGACATTCACACATTATTCAACGAACGTAGAAGGAGATTTTTGAATGGAGATTTTGACAtggatgaagaagaaatgaatATTTGGGAAAGAAGACGTGGGTTAGGCGTCACTGCAGATTTAGGGCATCCTGATATGGCAGAAATAAATCGTGAAATATTCAGAGAACTTAATGAAGGTAACATGGGCCCTGATGAAATGAGAGAGCATTTCCAAAGACTAATCAGAAACCACCATCAACAAAGATTACTAGAGCACCAGAATCGATTGAATCAACAATTGGTGCAGCAACGccaacaacagcaacaacaggaACCACAACTAGAGCAAGCAAATACACAGAATCGTGGTCAAACTGAAACTCAGGCTCAAGATCAACTTCAAAATGAGGTTCAATTGCGATTGCAACCACctctacaacaacaacaacaacaacaacgagCACAGAatactattattaataacCCACAAAATGCACCCCAAATAGAACAACCAGCAGTATTTCCTAATGGGGGAAACCAAACACTACCTTTAGTTCTTAATGAAGACGAAGATGTTGATATGGAACCGGTCGATTTGTTTCCTAGAAATACTTGA
- a CDS encoding Cop9 signalosome complex subunit, putative (Similar to S. cerevisiae CSN12;~In S. cerevisiae: equired for deneddylation, or removal of the ubiquitin-like protein Rub1p from Cdc53p (cullin); involved in adaptation to pheromone signaling), whose translation MSGLVNYVHEFGTALKEENSKALTKCLTISPTITIANTRKDFPEPSDVDLFHIPEKFRPVLKCHIQLMKAVYNEKSLDKAFEVLNQLILNLIMASDFLTNWINHPLIKSLSELIAIYKTKESRNPEDLDSFIEDDTDAMDGTQSQKSCLETLVITFRKACQLSLGDKNLDWKLSKRNDVYYFLANFVKYCFKLGKLDLAKSVTKAVKNISDRLPALDSSVKTKKYGVIYLYYQALMALDDGDYVESEKNLDYALKLMDDYQDLKSNQLGQILLVLIPLKLYNHGQFPSKKIWLKYPVLRALYRDNFLKAILEGNIARFNQSLEKFQTILLKKHLYVLIEMLRPLVHLQLIKKTYNLNMELNPDSKTKHVIPIRAFQLALEYSTFNKNYKCDFNFAGDHLYTISKFETECIVGYLITKRRIKAYLSVSKEGCVIFAKTDVFPKPS comes from the coding sequence ATGAGTGGATTGGTCAATTATGTACACGAGTTTGGGACTGcattaaaagaagaaaactCCAAAGCTTTAACAAAATGTTTAACTATCAGTCCTACAATTACAATAGCAAATACCCGTAAAGATTTTCCAGAACCAAGTGATGTTGATTTGTTTCATATTCCAGAAAAGTTTAGACCAGTTTTGAAATGTCATATCCAATTAATGAAAGCAGtttataatgaaaaatcGCTTGACAAAGCATTTGAAGTACTAAACcagttgattttgaatttaataatggCCAGTGATTTTCTAACTAATTGGATAAATCATCCGTTAATCAAAAGCCTTAGTGAATTAATCGCCATTTATAAAACCAAAGAAAGTAGGAACCCAGAAGACTTGGACTCGTTTATTGAAGACGATACTGATGCTATGGATGGGACACAATCTCAAAAAAGTTGTTTGGAGACTTTAGTAATAACATTTAGAAAAGCTTGTCAATTGTCTCTTGGAGATAAAAATTTAGATTGGAAGTTATCTAAAAGAAATGatgtttattattttttagcAAACTTTGtaaaatattgttttaaGTTGGGTAAGTTGGATTTGGCTAAATCAGTTACTAAAGCGGTAAAAAATATCAGTGACAGATTACCGGCTCTTGATAGTTCAGtgaaaaccaaaaaatatggggtgatttatttatactACCAAGCATTAATGGCATTAGATGACGGAGACTATGTGGAGAGTGAAAAGAATCTTGACTATGCCTTGAAACTAATGGATGATTATCAAGATTTGAAAAGTAATCAACTCGGTCAGATTTTGTTGGTGTTAATCCCCTTAAAGTTATATAATCATGGCCAATTCCCACTGAAAAAGATTTGGTTAAAATACCCAGTATTACGAGCTTTATATCgtgataattttttgaaagcGATATTGGAAGGTAACATTGCAAGATTTAATCAATCCTTAGAGAAATTTCAAAcgatattattgaaaaagcaTTTGTATGTTCTAATAGAAATGTTGAGACCTTTGGTACATTTGCAATTGATTAAGAAAACatataatttgaatatggAATTGAATCCTGATTCGAAAACAAAACATGTGATTCCTATCAGGGCATTCCAACTAGCATTAGAGTACTCAACTTTCAATAAAAACTATAAAtgtgatttcaatttcgCGGGAGATCATTTGTATACAATCAGTAAGTTTGAAACTGAGTGTATCGTGGGCTATTTAATAACAAAGAGGAGAATTAAAGCATATCTTAGTGTTCTGAAAGAAGGATGTGTTATATTTGCGAAAACAGATGTTTTCCCAAAACCACTGTGA
- a CDS encoding cytochrome c oxidase assembly protein, putative (Similar to S. cerevisiae COX18;~In S. cerevisiae: has a role in the assembly of cytochrome c oxidase; required for export of the Cox2p C terminus from the mitochondrial matrix to the intermembrane space during its assembly into cytochrome c oxidase), whose protein sequence is MFSNRINRLGPLVLRSSSYRHPGVRNFSIDHNAIVNTMTSTFQTVHEFSGLPWWILIPLTTFTLRSVWTLPLAILQRKRIQKQSELRPLVSAMNPILKLNLARRVQSAKKKLENSPNNKEDVTSISASSTLSNMKYEQILLLSAKESRNRQKELFAKNGVQLWKNFILPTFQVPLWIMMSITMRDLSGWSSWDNTHNKALDPSLYEEGILWFQDLSIADPMHIFPVILGITALCNIEWTLKTLELSRLTKKLKFRPTLTDAFGNLTKMSIVFMMAISLHAPAALTIYWISSQFYSLLQNVMMDLMLPISFTPKKRFNYAKIKNDDAVNVIN, encoded by the coding sequence ATGTTTTCAAATAGAATTAATCGACTAGGACCTTTAGTCCTTCGAAGCTCCAGTTACAGGCACCCTGGGGTTAGAAACTTTTCTATAGATCATAATGCAATAGTTAACACAATGACTTCAACATTCCAAACTGTGCATGAATTCAGTGGTTTGCCTTGGTGGATACTAATACCATTGACTACTTTTACTTTGAGATCAGTTTGGACTCTACCCTTGGCGATATTGCAAAGAAAGCGAATCCAAAAACAAAGTGAACTACGTCCCTTAGTTAGTGCCATGAATCccattttaaaattaaacttGGCAAGACGAGTGCAACTGGCGAAAAAGAAACTTGAAAACAGTCCTAATAACAAAGAAGATGTTACTTCAATTCTGGCCAGTTCGACATTGAGCAATATGAAGTATGAgcaaattttattattgagtGCAAAGGAATCTCGAAATCGACAAAAGGAACTATTTGCTAAAAATGGCGTACAACTTTGGAAGAATTTTATTCTACCTACATTTCAAGTCCCGTTATGGATCATGATGTCAATAACTATGAGAGATTTGAGTGGCTGGTCATCTTGGGATAATACTCACAATAAAGCATTAGATCCGAGTTTGTATGAAGAAGGTATACTTTGGTTCCaagatttatcaattgcAGATCCTATGCACATTTTCCCCGTCATTTTAGGTATTACTGCATTATGCAATATAGAATGGACATTAAAAACTTTAGAACTACTGAGGTTGaccaagaaattgaaatttcgTCCAACATTGACTGATGCGTTTGGAAATTTAACTAAAATGTCCATTGTGTTTATGATGGCAATTTCTTTACATGCCCCTGCTGCTTTGACTATATATTGGATAAGTTCTCAgttttattctttattaCAGAATGTCATGATGGATTTGATGTTGCCAATCAGTTTTACACCCAAAAAGAGATTCAATTATgctaaaataaaaaacgACGATGCAGTAAACGTTATTAATTGA